The following proteins are encoded in a genomic region of Sphingopyxis sp. YF1:
- a CDS encoding HK97 family phage prohead protease, protein MTGRARARAPAVAAESGIRFAGYAAVFDRVDRGGDVVRPGAFAASLAARRTVPLLWQHRPGAVVGAIEALAEDARGLRVVARVTHPTAAALVARGALTGLSFGYRVIAARGSNPRELLGLDLAEVSLVAAPMQALARVIAVEREAILPAPEAWGGGSPQG, encoded by the coding sequence ATGACGGGCCGCGCCCGGGCGCGGGCCCCCGCGGTCGCAGCGGAGAGCGGCATCCGGTTCGCGGGCTATGCGGCGGTGTTCGACCGGGTGGACCGGGGCGGCGATGTCGTGCGGCCGGGAGCTTTTGCGGCGAGCCTTGCGGCGCGGCGTACTGTGCCGCTTTTGTGGCAGCACCGGCCCGGCGCGGTGGTCGGGGCGATCGAGGCTTTGGCCGAGGATGCCCGCGGGCTGCGCGTCGTCGCGCGCGTGACGCATCCGACCGCGGCGGCGCTGGTCGCACGCGGCGCGCTGACCGGATTGTCGTTCGGATATCGGGTGATCGCGGCGCGGGGAAGCAATCCGCGCGAGCTGCTGGGGCTCGACCTGGCCGAAGTGAGCCTCGTCGCGGCGCCGATGCAGGCGCTGGCGCGGGTGATTGCGGTGGAGCGTGAGGCGATCCTCCCTGCGCCGGAGGCGTGGGGAGGTGGCAGCCCGCAGGGCTGA